A window of Clostridioides sp. ES-S-0010-02 genomic DNA:
ACTTCATAAAAATATTCATTATATGTCTAAATAAAAATGGTTGCCAGCAGTCACAAATTATTAGGGTTCCTTCTGGCTTTAATACCCTACAAACCTCTGACAATACCTTATCTGGTTTAGGATAATGATGAAAAGAATCATTACAATATACAACATCAAAAAATTCATTTTCAAATGGCAAATACTCTGAATCTCCTAAAACTAAGGTAGCATTCCCTTTTAGTTTATTTTTTGCTATATTTAGCATATTCTCAGAAATATCAATTCCATAAGCCTTCTTCCTACAATCTTCATTTAAAATAGCTTGCAATACTGCTCCTGTTCCACACCCTAAATCTAAAATAGTATCATATGAAATATCTGAAAGTGTTTTAAGTAAAACTGGATAAAGATTTCTTGCATGTTGTCCCTTTATATCTTGGTCATAGGTATCTGCTTGATTATTAAATGTTTTTCTTGATTTTTCTTTTATATTTGTCATATCTAAACCCCTCCTTTCTTGTATTGTTCACAGTATATCATGGGTAGTTCTTTATGTCAATGAATGATATTCATTCACTACTAATGTTAATATAACTATATTAAGTTCTCTATAGTTATATTAACATTCAATTTATACTATGTGTATTATGATTAAGTTATATTATGCATACGATTCTTAAATTATACTATGTGTATTATGTTTAAGTTCCATCATTCACATTTTTCTTAAATTATGCTATATATATTATTTTTATTTGGTCAATTTGACCTTTTAATATTTTTTCTTTCTTCTAACTTTTATAAAATAATACTAAAATAAAGTATCATAATAATTACTCATACTTATCATACATTTTGCTGTTTTATCGTGACCTTTTATCCTGTCTCTGTAAATTTCACAATTAATACCTTGCCCTAACTAGCTCCTACCTTTAAAAATTTACTTTTAGAACCTATCAATTTTATTCTTTAATTTTCTCTTTACTTTAAAGATAAATCGGTCACAATACTGTTCGTTTTTTACCAACAGCTCATATGCATCCATAATCCCAATGGATTGTACGAAACCAAAAATACCAACTGCCAATCCCAAAAATACAAGTAAATGATATTCTGCCCATTCAATGTACCCTCTAACTGTTACTGCGATAATAAGAATACCAACCACAAACAAAAATGTACTTGGGATAGCAACTAACTTATATTTTTTCTTGATTGAAATATATTCCTTTGATAATTCTTTCAAAAACTCATAATCAAATAACAGTGGCTCTTTTCTCAAGATTTTATAATCTTCTTGTTCTGCAAACATTCCAAGTATAACAGCACCAATACCTAAAACAACACAAACTGCAATTCCTAAAATACGCCAACTTGTATGAGTTGGAGACATTACATAAGGAATACCTGCTAATGCCCAAAACAAAAAACCTAACCCCAAATATTTGCATTCTCTTTTCTCATTGATAAGATAACCCCTTGCCACTTCCTTGCTTACATAATATCCCTTTTCATTTGCTCCTTTTATTGATTTCTCCTCTTTTAATAAAAAATCAGTTGATACTTCAAAAATATTAGATAGTAGTAAAAGTTTTTCTGTTTCTGGAAATCCCTGATTGTTTTCCCACTTACTAACCGCCTGTCTTGTTGTTCCAACTTGTTCTGCAAGTGCTTCCTGTGATAATCCTTTTTCTTTTCTTAACTTAAATAATTTTTCACCAAAATTCATATATTATTACCTCCTGTGATTTGATATCCAAATATTATCAAACTATACTGTTAAATTCTATATTTTAAGAAATGCACATTGTCAACTTTAAGTTGCACTCATGTAATTTGTTGCTAAAACATGATTTTGTAATAATTTTGCCTCTCTTTTTGTATTATAGCATCAATGGAAATCTAAATCCTTTCCTTTATATTTTGAAAGTAATATTTATCAAAATATGATTTTATTAAGTGTATAACCATTTGATTAACAATAGGTTTTTTGCAAACTATTCTCTAATATACTGTTTTATAGTAATAGAAAAGCACATCTTTTCAGACATGCTTTCTGCAACACTTTATCTACTTTATCACGATTCTTTATTTTATATATAACACTTTATCTTCTCATTAGCATCTAGAATTTATATTCTAAATACAGCATATCCACACACTGAGATTCCCCTTCAAAAATTGGCTCTGGATAATTATCTATAAAAAAGTTTTTAATCTTATGTGAATAAACAAATCCAAATTTCTCATAAAACGGGATTCCACTTTCAGCTGTACCCACAATCATTGATGAATACTGTTCACTATAAACATCTAAAATATGATTTATCATCTTTGATGCATAACCCCTATTTTGAAAATACTCATATGTAGCAATATTTTTTAATTCACAGGTTTCTTTAGAAATTTCAATTACAACTGCTATACAAGTAAGTTCATCATTATCATATAGAGCATACATAATGCCTTTATCAAGATACTTATCAATCATTACCTCATATGGGTCAGCCAGCAATAAAAGGTCAATATGACCTTTTTTATTTTCATCTATAGTTTTTATTTCTATCATATATATCCCCCCTTCCTTTTAACATATATTTCCTTTATGTATTTAATACACTTCACTATCCTTTACATATTTGATACACTTAACTAAATGATAATACAATTGAAACATTGAATAATTATTACTATCTAATTTCATTGTATTTATTGTTTTTTAGTTTTTACTTTTTACTTTTTGCTATTTAATTTATAATAGAATAAATTTTTAGAAGAATGAATAGTAATTGCAACTTATAGCTTAAAAAAACTTTAATTGCATATCTGATTTCTTATACGCTTCTATAATATCTTTCATCTCTGTCAAAATACCATAACGAGCACATTCTTTTTTTAGCACTTGTTCACATCTCTTTCCATTCAAGCTAGGACATACATAATTTAAGCCATACGTTTTTTGATACTGAAATACTAGTTTTGGTGATATATTCTTTAAATGCTT
This region includes:
- a CDS encoding GNAT family N-acetyltransferase; this translates as MIEIKTIDENKKGHIDLLLLADPYEVMIDKYLDKGIMYALYDNDELTCIAVVIEISKETCELKNIATYEYFQNRGYASKMINHILDVYSEQYSSMIVGTAESGIPFYEKFGFVYSHKIKNFFIDNYPEPIFEGESQCVDMLYLEYKF
- a CDS encoding helix-turn-helix transcriptional regulator; amino-acid sequence: MNFGEKLFKLRKEKGLSQEALAEQVGTTRQAVSKWENNQGFPETEKLLLLSNIFEVSTDFLLKEEKSIKGANEKGYYVSKEVARGYLINEKRECKYLGLGFLFWALAGIPYVMSPTHTSWRILGIAVCVVLGIGAVILGMFAEQEDYKILRKEPLLFDYEFLKELSKEYISIKKKYKLVAIPSTFLFVVGILIIAVTVRGYIEWAEYHLLVFLGLAVGIFGFVQSIGIMDAYELLVKNEQYCDRFIFKVKRKLKNKIDRF
- a CDS encoding class I SAM-dependent methyltransferase — encoded protein: MTNIKEKSRKTFNNQADTYDQDIKGQHARNLYPVLLKTLSDISYDTILDLGCGTGAVLQAILNEDCRKKAYGIDISENMLNIAKNKLKGNATLVLGDSEYLPFENEFFDVVYCNDSFHHYPKPDKVLSEVCRVLKPEGTLIICDCWQPFLFRHIMNIFMKYNKDGDVKMYSEKEISKLLAVDFRNIVWKSVNHTSYIVTSIK